Proteins encoded within one genomic window of Candidatus Aminicenantes bacterium:
- a CDS encoding long-chain fatty acid--CoA ligase, protein MSEYVTTLGRLFLNTCRTYAKPELLKGKADGSWYALSTDEFGRRIRRLSLGLRALGLKPGDKVALLAESGPDWVISDFAILCSGGVTVPIFPTLPAEQIRYIVHDSEARMILAAGGVLWEKVTAIREQLPLVEKTIFLGREAAPGGMPVADVAALGEKSEAADPGAFERMAEAIRPDDLASLIYTSGTTGVPKGVMLTHENFVSNVHGLDEHESFSQDDVILSFLPLSHVLERTGSFLFLFKGCTIAFAENVAAVAENMIEIRPTMMVSVPRLFEKIYARVMDQVRAGSALKKRIFFWGIRTGKAAAALTIAGRPLPRGLAFRLGLARKLVFHKILAKTGGRFRFLVCGGAPLAADIVEFFYAVGLIILAGYGLTETAPVLAANNPWKYRIGTVGTVLPGVTLRIAEDGEILAQGPNIMRGYYKNEAATREVMAGGWLHTGDLGRMDEEGYLTITDRKKDLIITSGGKNVAPQPIESRILANRFFSSVVVVGAERKFIAALVVPEFARLEEYAREKGIEFRDRADLCRKEEIAAFLKGQIDEATPDLAAYERIKKIAVLDKDFEIGEDEVTPTLKIKRNIVEKKYKDQIDALYAE, encoded by the coding sequence ATGTCAGAATATGTGACGACACTCGGCCGGCTCTTTCTCAACACCTGCCGGACCTACGCCAAGCCCGAGCTCCTCAAGGGCAAAGCGGACGGTTCCTGGTATGCGCTCTCGACCGATGAATTCGGCCGCCGGATCCGCCGCCTGTCGCTCGGGCTGCGCGCCCTGGGCTTGAAGCCCGGGGACAAGGTCGCCCTGCTGGCCGAGAGCGGACCCGACTGGGTCATCTCCGACTTCGCCATTCTCTGCTCCGGCGGAGTGACGGTCCCCATCTTCCCGACCCTCCCGGCCGAGCAGATCCGCTACATCGTCCACGATTCCGAGGCCAGGATGATTTTGGCCGCAGGAGGCGTCTTGTGGGAGAAGGTCACCGCCATCCGCGAGCAGCTCCCGCTCGTGGAAAAGACGATCTTCCTGGGCCGGGAAGCTGCGCCCGGCGGAATGCCGGTGGCCGATGTCGCGGCCCTCGGTGAAAAGTCCGAGGCGGCGGATCCCGGCGCGTTCGAACGGATGGCGGAAGCCATCCGGCCGGACGACCTGGCCTCGCTCATTTACACATCGGGCACGACCGGGGTGCCGAAAGGCGTCATGCTGACGCATGAGAATTTTGTCAGCAACGTCCATGGCTTGGACGAGCATGAAAGCTTCAGCCAGGACGACGTGATCCTTTCCTTCCTGCCCTTATCCCACGTCCTGGAGAGAACCGGCTCCTTCCTCTTCCTGTTCAAGGGCTGCACCATTGCCTTCGCCGAGAACGTCGCCGCCGTGGCCGAGAACATGATCGAAATCCGGCCGACCATGATGGTCAGCGTGCCGCGCCTCTTCGAGAAGATCTACGCCCGGGTCATGGATCAGGTCCGGGCCGGCTCGGCCCTTAAAAAGAGGATCTTCTTCTGGGGCATCCGGACCGGCAAGGCCGCCGCCGCCCTGACCATCGCCGGCCGCCCGTTGCCGCGCGGCCTGGCTTTCCGGCTGGGGCTGGCCCGCAAGCTCGTCTTCCACAAGATCCTGGCCAAGACCGGCGGCCGCTTCCGCTTCTTGGTCTGCGGCGGAGCGCCGCTGGCGGCCGACATCGTCGAATTCTTCTACGCCGTCGGCCTGATCATCCTGGCCGGCTACGGGCTGACGGAAACCGCCCCCGTCCTGGCCGCCAACAACCCCTGGAAGTACCGAATCGGGACGGTCGGCACGGTCCTGCCCGGCGTGACCCTGCGCATCGCCGAGGACGGCGAGATCCTGGCCCAGGGGCCGAACATCATGCGGGGCTACTACAAGAACGAGGCCGCCACCCGCGAAGTCATGGCCGGGGGATGGCTTCATACCGGCGATCTCGGCCGCATGGACGAGGAAGGCTACCTGACCATCACCGACCGCAAGAAGGACCTGATCATCACCTCGGGCGGCAAGAACGTCGCCCCCCAGCCCATCGAGAGCCGCATCCTGGCCAACCGGTTTTTCTCCAGCGTCGTCGTGGTCGGCGCCGAGCGCAAGTTCATCGCCGCGCTGGTCGTGCCCGAGTTCGCCCGTCTGGAGGAATACGCCCGGGAGAAGGGCATCGAGTTCCGCGACCGGGCCGACCTATGCCGCAAGGAGGAGATCGCCGCCTTCCTGAAGGGGCAGATCGACGAGGCCACGCCCGACCTGGCCGCCTACGAGCGGATTAAAAAGATCGCCGTCCTGGATAAGGACTTCGAGATCGGCGAGGACGAGGTCACGCCGACGCTCAAGATCAAGCGCAACATCGTGGAGAAGAAATACAAGGACCAGATCGACGCCCTCTACGCCGAGTGA